In one window of Clavelina lepadiformis chromosome 4, kaClaLepa1.1, whole genome shotgun sequence DNA:
- the LOC143452222 gene encoding gonadotropin-releasing hormone receptor-like isoform X3, whose amino-acid sequence MTHLAIANLIFTFFVLPMDALWNVTLEWRGGDMLCRSLNMLKQFSMYISSAMIAVMAIDRVANLLFPISPHKQRERVNAILAIAWIFSFVNSVPACVMFSSGDHWPNECKCPDHYIQQCVDFKIIHNGLGKQIFYLYSLCISFFIPVLCVIVCYVIIVVAIARMAKQAKVSAFSISSCYAVTEEQSSEFRPTGGRKSLARRSLARAKKMSQIVTGLITATFVVCWCPYYVIGVIHWFQDEGESGVVGVLAQEVMLLSMYLNPCLHPFIMVMLLKDVRKDLLCWKPCPLSWLRKSPTSAIARLPQTPPHIRLAVMKDGDDTKHVTFFKDAVKNDFM is encoded by the exons ATGCCTTATGGAACGTCACTTTGGAATGGCGTGGCGGCGACATGCTATGTAGGTCGTTGAATATGCTGAAGCAATTTTCCATGTACATTTCATCAGCTATGATAGCG GTTATGGCCATCGACAGAGTGGCGAATCTCCTGTTCCCAATATCTCCACACAAGCAGAGAGAGCGGGTAAACGCGATATTGGCCATAGCCTGGATTTTCAGCTTTGTCAACTCCGTACCAGCC TGTGTTATGTTCTCTTCTGGGGATCATTGGCCAAACGAATGCAAATGTCCCGACCACTATATACAGCAGTGCGTGGATTTCAAGATAATCCACAACGGCCTTGGGAAGCAAATCTTTTATCTCTACTCGCTGTGTATCTCCTTTTTCATTCCAGTTCTTTGTGTAATTGTTTGTTACGTGATTATAGTTGTGGCAATTGCAAGGATGGCAAAGCAGGCTAAAG TTTCAGCTTTTTCCATATCATCTTGCTATGCAGTTACTGAAGAGCAGTCCTCCGAATTTCGGCCAACAGGAGGCCGCAAAAGCCTAGCTAGAAGGAGCCTAGCAAGGGCAAAGAAAATGTCTCAGATTGTGACGGGCCTTATCACTGCCACCTTTGTCGTCTGTTGGTGCccttattacgtcataggaGTCATTCATTGGTTTCAAGATGAGGGCGAAAGCGGCGTGGTTGGTGTCCTT GCGCAAGAAGTAATGCTTCTTTCAATGTATCTTAATCCATGCTTGCATCCCTTTATCATGGTAATGCTTCTGAAAGACGTCAGAAAAGATCTACTGTGCTGGAAACCCTGTCCACTTTCCTGGCTAAG AAAATCACCTACTAGCGCCATCGCGCGGTTGCCGCAAACGCCGCCACACATCCGACTCGCTGTCATGAAGGATGGTGACGACACTAAACACGTGACCTTTTTTAAAGACGCTGTCAAAAACGATTTCATGTGA